One segment of Triticum aestivum cultivar Chinese Spring chromosome 2A, IWGSC CS RefSeq v2.1, whole genome shotgun sequence DNA contains the following:
- the LOC123185360 gene encoding uncharacterized protein encodes MDTPMPKRPRLVPAPAPAPRTIADMAPEILLRLPPDDPTRLVRASLVCWCWRHLLTDPAYLRRYRAFHRTPSMLGFVLNLKQHYQGMAQLVPTSSFCPAASDRPDLNVLDARHDRVLLHTAQGQRLVVWDPVKGEEFKIPRVPAYALGFNAVVLCAAVGCDHLDCHGGPFRVAFMGCGEHGITFACTYSSEAGAWSQRVEIEQPAFVDGRPSFLVGYTLYFTCNPYLNFRMLGYDIIRQELSVIWPPSQHEYYSCTVLVKAEDDRLGFAGVRNGTLYLWSMKDGTNGEVEWVQRRVIQHKTMLHTRGLSTPPEVVGFADGHRLIFVRAGNTVFSMELKSGHVRKVYTCRSRNYDVIIVPYMSFCTPDRAMGKLPSP; translated from the exons ATGGACACGCCCATGCCGAAACGGCCTCGCCTCGTGCCGGCACCAGCGCCGGCGCCTCGGACAATCGCCGACATGGCCccggagatcctcctccgcctccctccgGACGACCCCACGCGCCTTGTGCGCGCCTCCCTCGTCTGCTGGTGCTGGCGCCACCTCCTCACCGACCCAGCGTACCTCCGCCGCTACCgcgcattccatcgaacaccttccATGCTCGGTTTCGTCCTCAACCTGAAGCAGCATTACCAAGGCATGGCCCAGCTCGTCCCCACCTCCTCCTTCTGCCCCGCCGCCTCCGACCGCCCCGACCTGAATGTGCTGGACGCCCGCCACGACCGCGTGCTCCTCCACACCGCTCAGGGCCAGCGCCTCGTCGTCTGGGACCCCGTCAAGGGTGAGGAGTTCAAGATCCCCCGCGTGCCGGCCTACGCGCTTGGCTTCAACGCGGTCGTGCTCTGCGCCGCGGTCGGCTGCGACCACCTCGACTGTCATGGCGGACCCTTCCGTGTCGCCTTCATGGGATGCGGCGAACATGGCATCACGTTCGCCTGCACCTACTCGTCGGAGGCCGGTGCCTGGAGCCAGCGAGTTGAGATCGAGCAGCCGGCATTTGTTGACGGGCGACCGAGCTTCCTTGTGGGGTACACGCTCTACTTCACCTGCAACCCGTACCTCAATTTCAGAATGTTGGGGTACGACATCATCAGGCAGGAACTCTCGGTGATTTGGCCGCCGTCCCAGCACGAGTACTACTCTTGCACCGTCCTCGTGAAAGCGGAGGATGACAGGCTGGGGTTCGCCGGCGTGCGAAATGGCACGCTCTACCTCTGGTCGATGAAGGATGGCACCAACGGAGAGGTGGAATGGGTGCAGCGCAGAGTTATCCAGCACAAGACGATGCTCCACACTCGTGGCCTCTCGACGCCACCTGAGGTCGTTGGCTTCGCGGACGGCCACAGACTCATTttcgttagagc aGGCAACACGGTATTCTCCATGGAGCTCAAGTCAGGCCATGTCCGTAAGGTATACACCTGCAGGTCAAGAAACTACGACGTCATCATTGTTCCCTACATGAGCTTCTGCACTCCAG ATCGTGCTATGGGAAAACTGCCATCGCCATGA